A single region of the Actinoplanes sp. SE50/110 genome encodes:
- the cobC gene encoding Rv2231c family pyridoxal phosphate-dependent protein CobC — protein MTHDLDHHGDAEVGDGLIDLAVNVRHQAMPDWLADPIREALTRLSAYPDATAATAAIAARHRRDPAEVLLTAGAAQGFVLLAQALRGARRPVVVHPQFTEPEAALRNAGHTVERVLLREADGFCLDPGLVPDDADLVFVGNPTNPTSVLHPAADVARLARPGRVLVVDEAFADTTYRDDRPGEPESLTERRDLPGLVVLRSLTKTWGLAGLRIGYLLGPAALLPRLAAAQPLWAVSTPALAAASACASPIAVAAEREIAAALAAERAHLVERLREVPKVTVAGHPASAFVAVRLPGADRIRTHLRERGYAVRRGDTFPGLGPDWLRIAVRDTATTDRFVQTLREVIGDVSEERP, from the coding sequence GTGACCCACGACCTTGATCATCACGGCGACGCGGAGGTGGGCGACGGCCTGATCGATCTCGCGGTCAACGTGCGCCACCAGGCGATGCCGGACTGGCTCGCCGACCCGATCCGGGAGGCGCTGACCCGGCTGTCCGCCTATCCGGACGCCACCGCCGCGACCGCCGCGATCGCCGCCCGGCACCGGCGTGACCCGGCCGAGGTGCTGCTCACCGCGGGGGCCGCGCAGGGTTTCGTGCTGCTCGCCCAGGCGCTGCGCGGGGCCCGCCGGCCGGTCGTGGTGCACCCGCAGTTCACCGAGCCGGAGGCGGCGCTGCGCAACGCCGGGCACACCGTCGAGCGGGTGCTGCTGCGCGAGGCGGACGGCTTCTGCCTCGACCCGGGGCTGGTCCCGGACGACGCCGACCTGGTCTTCGTCGGCAATCCCACCAACCCGACCTCGGTGCTGCACCCGGCCGCGGACGTGGCGAGGCTGGCCCGGCCCGGTCGCGTGCTGGTGGTCGACGAGGCGTTCGCCGACACCACGTACCGCGACGATCGTCCCGGCGAACCGGAATCGTTGACCGAGCGTCGCGACCTGCCCGGGCTGGTAGTGCTGCGCAGCCTGACCAAGACCTGGGGCCTGGCCGGTCTGCGGATCGGCTACCTGCTGGGTCCGGCCGCCCTGCTGCCCCGGCTCGCCGCGGCGCAGCCGCTCTGGGCGGTCTCCACGCCGGCGCTGGCGGCGGCATCGGCCTGTGCCTCGCCGATCGCGGTCGCCGCCGAGCGCGAGATCGCGGCCGCGCTCGCGGCCGAGCGGGCCCACCTGGTGGAACGGCTGCGGGAGGTGCCGAAGGTCACGGTCGCCGGTCATCCGGCGTCCGCTTTTGTTGCCGTACGCCTGCCCGGGGCCGATCGGATACGCACCCACCTGCGGGAACGTGGCTACGCGGTGCGCCGCGGCGACACCTTCCCGGGCCTGGGCCCCGACTGGCTCCGGATAGCGGTGCGCGACACTGCCACCACGGACCGATTCGTGCAGACTCTGCGAGAAGTGATCGGCGATGTGAGCGAGGAGCGACCGTGA
- the cobT gene encoding nicotinate-nucleotide--dimethylbenzimidazole phosphoribosyltransferase, whose product MAAARELQSRLTKPAGSLGALEELSVRLAGLAGVCPPPLPAPATVAVFAGDHGVHAQGVTPWPQEVTAQMVANFVAGGAVVNAFARQAGADVMVVDAGVKIPLHGGPNLLDANIRRGTRDMTVEPALTREEARAAVELGAAVAAQLVAAGARCLLTGDMGIANTTPAAALIAVFTGSAPAVVTGRGTGIDDATLARKTEVIAAALARHTPDPADPLGALATVGGLEHAALTGFILGAAAARVPVIVDGVIAASAALAAAAFAPDAVAAMVAGHRSAEPGATVALSHLGLEPLIDLGMRLGEGSGAVLALPIVAAAVRVLHEVATFDSAGVSEK is encoded by the coding sequence ATGGCCGCCGCTCGCGAGCTGCAGTCCCGGCTGACCAAGCCGGCCGGCTCACTGGGCGCGCTGGAGGAGCTGTCGGTGCGCCTGGCCGGGCTGGCCGGGGTCTGCCCGCCGCCGCTGCCCGCGCCGGCCACCGTCGCGGTCTTCGCCGGCGACCACGGCGTGCACGCGCAGGGTGTCACCCCGTGGCCGCAGGAGGTCACCGCGCAGATGGTGGCGAACTTCGTGGCCGGCGGCGCGGTGGTCAACGCGTTCGCCCGGCAGGCCGGCGCGGACGTGATGGTGGTCGACGCCGGGGTGAAGATCCCGCTGCACGGCGGGCCCAACCTGCTGGACGCCAACATCCGGCGCGGCACCCGGGACATGACCGTCGAGCCGGCGCTGACCCGCGAGGAGGCCCGGGCCGCCGTCGAGCTCGGCGCCGCGGTCGCCGCCCAGCTCGTCGCCGCCGGTGCGCGATGCCTGCTCACCGGTGACATGGGGATCGCCAACACGACGCCCGCCGCGGCCCTGATCGCGGTCTTCACCGGCAGCGCGCCGGCCGTGGTGACCGGGCGCGGCACCGGCATCGACGACGCCACCCTGGCCCGCAAGACCGAGGTGATCGCGGCCGCGCTGGCCCGGCACACCCCGGACCCGGCCGACCCGCTCGGCGCACTGGCCACGGTCGGCGGCCTGGAGCACGCCGCGCTGACCGGTTTCATCCTCGGCGCGGCCGCCGCCCGGGTGCCGGTGATCGTGGACGGGGTGATCGCCGCCTCGGCCGCGCTGGCCGCCGCCGCGTTCGCCCCGGACGCGGTCGCCGCGATGGTCGCCGGGCACCGTTCGGCCGAGCCGGGTGCCACCGTCGCCCTGTCCCACCTGGGCCTGGAGCCGCTGATCGACCTCGGGATGCGCCTCGGCGAGGGTAGCGGCGCGGTGCTGGCCCTACCGATCGTCGCGGCCGCGGTCCGGGTTCTGCACGAGGTCGCCACGTTCGATTCGGCGGGGGTCTCAGAGAAGTGA
- the cobA gene encoding uroporphyrinogen-III C-methyltransferase, which yields MSLYPLALRLEGRRVLVVGGGSVATRRVPALIAAGARVDIVSPVLTPALQAYVDAGRARWTPRRFEPADVAGAWLVHVAVDDPEAAAQVSDAAEEHRIFCVRADDRDAATAWTPAVTRHGQVTVAVTDGGDRRRAMAVRDLVAHALEAAPPVAPELKGVALVGAGPGDPELITVKGRRLLAAADVVVADRLVPGMLLGELRPEVELIDAAKIPYGPSAAQEEINRILVDRALQGRFVVRLKGGDNFVFGRGGEEALACAEAGVPVLVVPGVTSSIAAPALAGVPVTHRGVAHEFTVISGHIPPEHADSLVDWAALARLRGTLVVLMGLKNLAKIAGRLIAEGRDAATPVAVIQEGSTAHQRSLRSTLGAVAQDVAAAGIRPPAVVVIGEVVSATAGFTPAAG from the coding sequence ATGAGCCTCTATCCCCTCGCCCTCCGGCTGGAGGGCCGTCGCGTGCTGGTGGTCGGCGGCGGCTCGGTCGCCACCCGCCGGGTGCCCGCGCTGATCGCGGCCGGCGCCCGGGTCGACATCGTCTCGCCGGTGCTCACCCCGGCGCTGCAGGCGTACGTCGACGCCGGCCGGGCCCGCTGGACACCGCGGCGCTTCGAGCCGGCCGACGTGGCCGGCGCCTGGCTGGTCCACGTCGCGGTCGACGACCCGGAGGCGGCCGCGCAGGTCAGCGACGCGGCCGAGGAACACCGGATCTTCTGCGTCCGCGCCGACGACCGGGACGCCGCGACCGCCTGGACGCCCGCCGTCACCCGGCACGGCCAGGTGACCGTCGCGGTGACCGACGGTGGTGACCGGCGGCGGGCCATGGCGGTCCGTGACCTGGTGGCGCACGCGCTGGAGGCGGCACCCCCGGTCGCCCCCGAGCTCAAGGGCGTCGCGCTGGTCGGCGCCGGGCCGGGCGACCCGGAGCTGATCACGGTGAAGGGCCGCCGCCTGCTGGCCGCCGCCGACGTGGTGGTCGCCGACCGGCTGGTCCCCGGGATGCTGCTGGGCGAGCTGCGGCCGGAGGTCGAGCTGATCGACGCCGCCAAGATCCCGTACGGGCCGTCGGCCGCCCAGGAGGAGATCAACCGGATCCTGGTCGACCGGGCACTGCAGGGCAGATTCGTGGTCCGGCTCAAGGGCGGTGACAACTTCGTCTTCGGCCGCGGCGGTGAGGAGGCCCTGGCCTGCGCCGAGGCCGGCGTCCCGGTGCTGGTGGTGCCCGGGGTGACCAGCTCGATCGCGGCGCCCGCACTGGCCGGCGTGCCGGTCACCCACCGCGGGGTGGCGCACGAGTTCACGGTCATCTCCGGGCACATTCCGCCGGAGCACGCCGACTCACTGGTCGACTGGGCCGCCCTGGCCCGGCTGCGCGGCACCCTGGTGGTGCTGATGGGGCTGAAGAACCTGGCGAAGATCGCCGGCCGGCTGATCGCCGAGGGCCGGGACGCGGCCACCCCGGTCGCGGTGATCCAGGAGGGGTCGACCGCGCACCAGCGGTCCCTGCGCAGCACCCTGGGAGCGGTCGCGCAGGACGTGGCGGCGGCCGGCATCCGGCCCCCGGCGGTCGTGGTGATCGGCGAGGTGGTGAGCGCGACGGCCGGGTTCACCCCGGCAGCCGGCTGA
- a CDS encoding trehalose-6-phosphate synthase, producing the protein MAQRSSFVVVANRLPVDEVTLPSGEKQWRSSPGGLVTALHPVLTEHRGTWIGWAGGDGPAPEPFDLEGIHIHPVPLSADELERYYEGQSNATIWPLYHDAVETPAYKRRWRDSYRTVNQRFAEAAADVAAEGATVWVQDYQLQLVPAMLREMRPDLRIGFFLHIPFPPIELFMQMPFRAEILRGLLGADLVGFQQRLAAQNFVRLARHLLGLRYEGQSILVDGRRVKAGAFPISIDTRDMERLAADPAVQARAKQIRAELGDPKTVILGVDRLDYTKGIELRLKAFRELLADEKLQVGDAVMVQVATPSRERVEHYQTLRVKVEREVGRINGEFGKVGTPAVHYLHQSVDKQELAAMYAAADVMMVTPLRDGMNLVAKEYIACRGDTGGALVLSEFAGAATELRQSFLCNPHDPDGVKDALLRAINAEPAELKRRMRVMQRHLRTHDVARWARTFLDELTVDDES; encoded by the coding sequence GTGGCCCAACGAAGTTCCTTCGTCGTCGTCGCCAACCGTCTGCCCGTTGACGAGGTCACCCTGCCCAGCGGGGAGAAGCAGTGGCGGTCCAGTCCGGGAGGCCTGGTCACGGCGTTGCATCCGGTGCTCACCGAGCATCGCGGCACCTGGATCGGATGGGCGGGCGGCGACGGACCGGCGCCCGAGCCGTTCGATCTCGAGGGCATCCACATCCACCCGGTGCCGTTGAGCGCCGACGAGCTGGAACGTTATTACGAGGGTCAGTCGAACGCGACGATCTGGCCGCTCTACCACGACGCGGTGGAGACGCCGGCCTACAAGCGCCGCTGGCGCGACTCGTACCGTACGGTCAATCAGCGGTTCGCCGAGGCGGCCGCGGACGTCGCGGCCGAGGGCGCCACCGTCTGGGTGCAGGACTACCAGCTCCAGCTGGTGCCCGCGATGCTCCGGGAGATGCGGCCCGACCTGCGGATCGGCTTCTTCCTGCACATCCCGTTCCCGCCGATCGAACTGTTCATGCAGATGCCGTTCCGGGCCGAGATCCTGCGCGGTCTGCTCGGCGCCGACCTGGTCGGCTTCCAGCAGCGACTGGCCGCGCAGAACTTCGTCCGGCTGGCCCGGCACCTGCTCGGCCTGCGCTACGAGGGCCAGTCGATCCTGGTCGACGGCCGGCGGGTGAAGGCCGGGGCGTTCCCGATCAGCATCGACACCCGGGACATGGAGCGGCTGGCCGCCGACCCGGCGGTGCAGGCCCGGGCCAAGCAGATCCGCGCCGAGCTGGGCGATCCCAAGACGGTCATCCTCGGCGTCGACCGGCTGGATTACACCAAGGGCATCGAGCTGCGCCTCAAGGCCTTCCGCGAGCTGCTGGCCGACGAGAAACTGCAGGTCGGCGACGCGGTGATGGTGCAGGTCGCAACGCCGAGCCGGGAGCGGGTCGAGCATTACCAGACGCTGCGGGTCAAGGTCGAGCGTGAGGTCGGCCGGATCAACGGCGAGTTCGGCAAGGTCGGCACGCCGGCGGTGCACTACCTGCACCAGTCGGTCGACAAGCAGGAGCTCGCCGCGATGTACGCGGCCGCCGACGTGATGATGGTGACCCCGCTGCGGGACGGGATGAACCTGGTCGCGAAGGAGTACATCGCCTGCCGCGGTGACACCGGGGGCGCCCTGGTGCTCAGCGAGTTCGCCGGCGCGGCCACCGAGCTGCGCCAGTCGTTCCTGTGCAACCCGCACGACCCGGACGGGGTGAAGGACGCGCTGCTGCGGGCGATCAACGCGGAGCCGGCCGAGCTCAAGCGGCGGATGCGGGTGATGCAGCGGCATCTGCGCACCCACGACGTCGCCCGGTGGGCCCGCACGTTCCTGGACGAACTCACCGTCGACGACGAGAGCTGA